The genomic stretch CGGCTGATCGAGCAGGTGGGGGGGGAGCCGCCGTTCAAGATCGGATGCCATACCTTTCGGCACAGCTTTGCCGTGCACCTGCTTCTGCACGGGCGGCCATTGAAGTTTGTGAGCCAACTTCTAGAACACAGAAGTGTCGAATCAACAGAGGTTTATACGAATGTGTTAACGTTTGATGGCGCACATTTTTTGGAAGGCGTGGAGTTTCATTAATGTGAGGCCTACCTATCAGCCGAGCCGGAGTGGTAGAGAGCCCAGGAGACCCCTGGTGGAGTTGTAGGCAATTAAACAAAAAGCAAACATTTGAAGTGGACCCCGAAATTTGGACAGGTGCCTAAGCTCTGATTCATCATCTCCACAAGGAGGAGAATCATGAGCAAGAAACGCAAGCAATACAGCGCATCATTCAAGTCCAAAGTCGCCCTGGCCGCCCTCAAGGGTGACCAGACCACATCTGAAATTGCCGCCCGGTTCCAGATCCATCCGACCATGGTCAGCACTTGGAAACGCGAGCTGCTGGAGAATGCCCCGGACCTCTTCGAAGGCAAAAAAAGGGCCGGTAAACAGTCCAACGAGCCCAGTTCTGACGAGCTGTATCGCGAGATCGGCCGACTGACGGTGGAACGCGATTTTTTGTCGCGCAAGCTCGATCAGTAAGCCGTCAACGCCGGTTGGCGATGATCGAGCATGGTCATCCCCAAGTCAGCATTGTGCGCCAGTGCGAGCTGCTCAAACTGAGCCGCTCGTCGGTGTACTACGTCCCTCGTGAGCAGTGTCAGGAGGATCTGGATCTGATGTACCTGATTGACCAGCAGCATCTGGAAACGCCGTACTATGGCTCTCGTAAGATGCGTGTCCACCTGGAACGCAAAGGCCACCGGATAAACCGCAAGCGGGTTCAGCGCCTGATGCGCACCATGGGCATTCAGGCGGTGTATCCACGCCCCAGAACCAGCATTCCGGGCGACGGGCACAAGGTTTATCCGTACCTGCTCAAAGGGCTGAAAATCGACCGCCCCAACCAGGTGTGGGCAACAGATATCAGCTATATTCCGCTGGCCCGGGGCTTCATGTACCTGGTCGCCATCATCGACTGGTACAGCCGCAAAGTGTTGTCCTGGCGGGTCTCCAATACCATGGACACAGACTTCTGTATTGATGCCCTGGAGGAGGCCTTACAGCGCCATGGAACGCCGGAGATCTTCAACACCGATCAGGGTGTCCAGTTCACCAGTGAGGCCTTCACAAGCGTTCTCAAAGATCATGGCATCCGGATCAGCATGGACGGCAAGGGCTGCTACCATGACAACATCTTCGTGGAACGGCTCTGGCGCAGCGTCAAACACGAGTGTGTCTACCTCACTGCCTTCGAGGATGGCCGACACTTGAAGCAGGCGCTCCACCGGTACTTCCGGCATTACAATCAGACCCGGTACCACCAAACCCTTGATTACCAAACGCCCGATGAGGTGTACTACGGGCAACCCATAGCCTTGGCCGCCTGAGCCGGGAATAAAACCGGATCAGAGCTTAACTGCACCTTCAGGCTGTCCAACTGATGGGGTCCACCTCAATTGGCATCGCCGTCTTTTTACGCTTTTTTGTTGTGCTCCCCCTGTACAGAAAAGAGTTAGCTTTGTGAGTAAAGGTTGGAGTCTAGCCAGACTAGTCCCATAACCCCGCAGACAATCAGTTTAGGTGCTAGTTTAACCAACCTGGCAAGCAACCAATGTGAGTATGGAGATTGATCGAGATGGATGCCCTTTCAAATGAAACTCTCATGGTCGTTTGGGTAGTTGCTAGTACGCTGGCTTTTGTGGCTTTAGCCCTTTTCCTCCGCTCTAAACATCTGAAATCGAAGTGTCAGACCGTTGAAGCCGAGGTAGCGGAACGCTCTGCGGAAGAGTTGATTGAAGCGCTGTACGTTCAGAATGGCGAACTCGAAGAGAAGATCGCTTACGGCCGTCAGATGCTCGGAAAACTCACCGACGCTCACCTGAAAGCTCAAACCAAAGTTGAAAAGATCAAAGCTGGGCTACCCTCGCCGAATTTCAAAGCGGATGACGATGAAGATCTCAAAGCGGCCATCCAACAGATTCGCGATAAACAGTATCGTTTGATAGAAAACAACAAGGCCACCACCTCCTTGTCCGAATGGAGCTGGTTCGGCAGCAAGTCTGATGGGAAAACCCTCATCAAAACCTACAACAAGCTGATGATTGGTGCGTTCAACGCAGAGGTGGACTTGGCTCGCAGCAAAATACGCCGCGGCAGCTACGACACCGCGATCAACAAGCTTGAAAAGAGCGTGACAGCTCTTGAGAAGCTAGCCGAGACGGTAAACGTCCTTATCTCCCCCCAGTACCTTCAGGCAAAAGAAGAAGAGCTTGAGATTCGGGCATGTGCGCGGCGATGGTGGTGTGCCGTCCCTTCTGGTCGGAGCGCCGGTGGCTGGCGATCCGGTTGCCCCGGTAAAAGCATTCGATGGTGTTGTGAGTGATGCGAACCTCCACCTCTTTCTTGATCAGGGTGTAGGGCACCGAGTAGTAATGCCCGTCGATGGCCACGTGGTAGTCGATGTGGACCCGGGCTTTTTTCCACTCCGCGTAGACATACGGCTCTGCGGGCAATGGCTGTAGAACCGGTTTATCCAGCTGCTCGAAGTGGTCGCGCCGGCAGCCGGGCAACTTGCGGAAGGGGCGGGTGTTCAGCCTCTCCAGCAGCTCACGGATGGTGGCGTTGAGTTGCCCCAGAGAGAAGTGCTGGTGATGGCGCAACGCCGCCAGGATCCAGCGCTCGACGATCAACACACCCCCTTCCACCTTGGCCTTGTCGCGGGGCTTGCGGGCACGCGTGGGAACGATGGCGATCCCATAATGGGCAGCCATATCCTGGTAAGTTGGATTGAGGTCCGGTTCGTACCGGTGGGCCTTGGTGACCCCCGATTTCAAATTGTCCGGGACCACTAATTCCGGCACTCCGTTCAGGTACTGGAAGGCCCGGGTGTGAGAGCCGATCCAGTCCGGCAATGTCTGGCTCCAGGTGGCTTCGGCGTAGGTGTAATTGGATGCGCCCATCACCGCGACAAAGACTTGCGCCTCATGGATCTCTCCGGTGGTGCGGTCAATGACGGGCACGGTCTGACCAGCGTAGTCCACGAACAGCTTCTCACCGGCCCGATGGTCCTGGCGCATCACCAGGTCCAGCTTGCCCCGCCAGGTCCGGTAGTGCTCGCAGAACCAGCTGTACTGATAACCGTCCGGGTTGGCTTGCCGGTACTCCTGCCACAGCAGGAACAGGGTGACATTCTTGCCCGTGAGTTCGTCGCGGATGTGTTGCCAGTCGGGTATGCCTCTGGCCTGTGCCGGGAGATCCGGTGGTGGCGGGAACAGCAGCTGCTCCAGATGGGCCTCGTCCAGATCCGCTGGCAACGGCCAGCTCAGACCGGCCTCAACCGTGCGGCGCAGGTATTCGCTCACGGTGGGGCGGCTGACGCCACAGGCCGCCGCAATCTGGCGGTTGCTCAGCCCTCGCTCCCACTTGAGGCGAAGAACTTCTTTGATCTTACGCATGGATAACCTCTTCGCTGGCATCTGGCCCATCTCCGGATGAAAAGGGTCAGAGTACCGTTAAGTTATCCCGCGCCGGACGATTTTGATGGAGCTTCAGGCAGCCTGCCGGGGTGGCAGCTTTGCCGTGGAATCAGTGGCAGCTTTCGCGTGGAATGGGTGGCAGGCTTGGTCTGGAATCAGTGGCAACCTTGGTCTGGAATACGCACCCACATTCCGGCATGCGAAAAACAAGGGTTTTGTTGAGCAACTGACTCTTCGAAACATGGAGCCGTACTACAAAGAACTCGGGATTCGCTGGGACCATGCGCTATTCGATGAGAACTGGAAGGAATTTGAGAACTACGAGATAGCTATAGATGAGTGTGCGATCGGAACCTTGCGATTGAGTCATGATAGTTGCGCCTATTACATTCGTGACCTTCAAATCGCCCCGGATTGGCAAAATAAGGGAGTGGGGTCGCAGGCAATCAGTTTCGCTATTGCTGTCGCCCAGAAAGAAGGCTTTCAATTGCTTCGACTTCGTGTTTTTTGTGCAAACCCAGCGGTGGCTCTATATGAGCGCTTAGGGTTCCGGATTTGCAAAACTGAAGTCGGGATTCACTCTATGGAGCGGGAGCTTTCCTAACCAGTGCAGGCACGGCGACGGCTTTTCCATTGCGGCTTCGCCTCCATTCCAA from Marinobacter subterrani encodes the following:
- a CDS encoding DUF4041 domain-containing protein; translated protein: MIGAFNAEVDLARSKIRRGSYDTAINKLEKSVTALEKLAETVNVLISPQYLQAKEEELEIRACARRWWCAVPSGRSAGGWRSGCPGKSIRWCCE
- a CDS encoding GNAT family N-acetyltransferase, with amino-acid sequence MELQAACRGGSFAVESVAAFAWNGWQAWSGISGNLGLEYAPTFRHAKNKGFVEQLTLRNMEPYYKELGIRWDHALFDENWKEFENYEIAIDECAIGTLRLSHDSCAYYIRDLQIAPDWQNKGVGSQAISFAIAVAQKEGFQLLRLRVFCANPAVALYERLGFRICKTEVGIHSMERELS